One window from the genome of Leptospira wolffii serovar Khorat str. Khorat-H2 encodes:
- a CDS encoding nitrate reductase, translating into MHSEATFKSTCSYCGVGCGVLVHRNESGEIRVEGDPDHPANRGLLCSKGRSLHYSVMDRSDRILHPLLRKNRGAELERASWDQALDRIASDFKKYIKEFGPDSVGFYVSGQLLTEEYYIINKLTKGFLKTNNIDTNSRLCMSSAVVGYKMSLGEDSVPVSYEDIELADCFFVAGANPAWCHPILFRRIEERRRKNPNVKLIVVDPRRTESCEDADIHFQILPGSDIYLFHAIARILIENGWIDSDFVENHTEGFEDFKSKVFATSVDEYARHCGIEKERILECASILSKSKGFLTLWAMGLNQSVIGVNKNVALINLSLITGMIGRPGAGPFSLTGQPNAMGGREVGGLCNLLPAHRNLANQEHREEVARFWGVDSINERPGYTAVEMFQNLKSGKMKAVWIVCTNPTVSLPNAREVESALRCAELVIVQDISLSSGAVPFADVVLPAAGWTEKQGTMTNSDRRITYLPKIIDPPGEARSDSWIIQNFAKKMGYGKSFSYSDEEDIFLEHCRLTEGTNIDIKGLDYSEIRMHRSVQWPYPKKGHGGTKRLFEDRTFFRPNGKAKIHSVDEADDSESVSDRFPFILTTGRIRDQWHTMTRTGKVRRLNEHKKEAYLEIHPKDAESLGCMDGEILSVYNERGSVRVKASITDSIKEGVVFLPMHWGRKNDSDISRSNNLTAPEYDPSSKQPGFKISAVNVIPYKKKKEKILIVGGGNASLAFLRAYRNLATEDEITVLCKEPNPFYNRILLPDYISGEKEFEDLNAITEEEQSSWKIELFAGRGVERINPEAKKVFDADGRGYSYDKLVLALGSSPVWPKYVQKTLVGLFSLRSKLDAERIKGYFVPGTCALIVGGGLLGLEVAAALVGSGVKVTVLVRTDRLMSKQLDSVGGDILREEILKRGIDIVFDAEISKIEGDEKVSRVKLNNGSVMCPDGIVFAVGTNPNISLAESCGLECNSGVKVDAFLRSGDPDIYCIGEMAEHSTGTYGTASAAEEQAKIAADHIYGYAPHGYDGSPQTNLLKIPGLDLVSIRIPDAPLEASESGEYEEVVFSDRRRRVYKKCIIQNDRLVAAILIGDKSEFSKIKELIYSGMELGEKRNFLFSSGASKANPVIGKLVCSCNGVGEGNILASIRSGASGMEEIGKVSGAGTGCGSCRPEIARILKSSAET; encoded by the coding sequence ATGCATTCCGAAGCTACATTCAAAAGCACCTGTTCCTACTGCGGAGTCGGTTGTGGAGTGCTGGTGCATAGGAATGAGTCCGGTGAAATCCGAGTGGAAGGAGATCCGGACCATCCTGCGAATCGAGGTCTTCTTTGTTCAAAAGGAAGGAGCCTTCATTATTCCGTAATGGATCGATCCGATCGGATCCTTCATCCGTTACTTCGCAAGAATAGGGGAGCGGAACTCGAGAGAGCAAGCTGGGATCAGGCCCTAGATCGCATCGCTTCGGACTTTAAGAAATATATAAAAGAGTTCGGGCCGGATTCGGTAGGCTTCTATGTGTCCGGGCAACTTCTAACGGAAGAATATTATATCATCAATAAGCTGACCAAAGGCTTTTTAAAAACGAATAATATAGATACGAACTCCAGACTCTGTATGAGTTCGGCAGTGGTCGGCTATAAAATGTCTCTAGGAGAAGATAGCGTCCCTGTCAGCTACGAAGACATAGAATTAGCGGATTGCTTCTTCGTTGCGGGTGCCAATCCCGCCTGGTGTCATCCGATTCTATTCAGAAGGATCGAAGAGAGAAGAAGGAAGAATCCGAACGTAAAACTGATCGTGGTGGATCCTCGAAGAACCGAAAGCTGCGAGGACGCGGATATCCATTTCCAAATTCTTCCCGGAAGCGATATCTATCTCTTTCATGCGATCGCGAGAATATTGATCGAGAACGGATGGATCGATTCGGATTTCGTGGAAAACCACACGGAAGGATTCGAAGATTTTAAGTCCAAGGTGTTTGCCACTTCCGTAGACGAATATGCAAGACATTGCGGAATCGAGAAGGAACGGATCTTAGAGTGCGCCTCCATATTATCGAAATCTAAAGGGTTTCTCACTCTTTGGGCCATGGGCCTTAACCAAAGCGTGATCGGCGTGAACAAGAATGTGGCGCTGATCAATCTTTCTCTGATCACTGGGATGATCGGTAGGCCGGGGGCCGGGCCATTCTCCTTGACGGGACAACCGAATGCCATGGGAGGAAGGGAAGTCGGAGGGCTATGTAATCTACTGCCCGCTCATAGAAACCTGGCAAACCAGGAGCATAGGGAGGAAGTCGCCCGATTTTGGGGAGTCGACTCCATCAACGAACGTCCCGGATACACCGCAGTGGAGATGTTTCAAAATCTTAAAAGCGGAAAGATGAAAGCGGTTTGGATCGTATGCACCAATCCGACGGTGAGTCTTCCGAACGCTAGGGAAGTCGAATCCGCATTACGTTGCGCGGAGCTAGTGATTGTTCAGGATATCTCCTTAAGTTCCGGCGCCGTCCCTTTTGCGGATGTGGTTTTGCCTGCTGCGGGCTGGACGGAGAAGCAAGGTACGATGACCAATTCGGATCGTAGAATAACGTATCTACCTAAGATCATAGATCCTCCCGGCGAAGCCAGGAGCGATAGTTGGATCATCCAAAATTTCGCGAAAAAAATGGGATACGGTAAGTCCTTTTCTTACTCGGACGAAGAGGATATTTTCCTGGAGCATTGTAGGTTAACGGAAGGGACCAATATTGATATTAAGGGACTTGATTATTCGGAAATTAGAATGCACCGATCCGTTCAATGGCCTTATCCGAAGAAAGGCCATGGGGGAACCAAAAGATTATTCGAGGACAGGACATTCTTCCGTCCGAACGGAAAGGCTAAGATTCATTCTGTCGACGAGGCCGACGATTCCGAATCGGTCAGCGATAGATTTCCTTTCATTCTTACAACGGGAAGAATCCGGGATCAATGGCATACCATGACTCGCACCGGCAAGGTCCGAAGACTGAACGAGCATAAGAAGGAAGCCTATTTGGAAATCCATCCGAAGGATGCGGAGAGCTTGGGCTGCATGGACGGAGAGATACTTAGCGTTTATAACGAAAGAGGGAGCGTAAGGGTTAAGGCTTCGATTACTGATTCCATCAAAGAGGGAGTGGTTTTTCTGCCTATGCACTGGGGCAGGAAGAACGATTCGGATATCTCACGGTCCAATAATCTCACCGCGCCGGAATACGATCCTTCATCCAAGCAGCCCGGCTTTAAGATTTCCGCGGTCAACGTGATTCCGTATAAAAAGAAGAAGGAAAAAATTCTGATCGTGGGAGGTGGAAACGCCTCATTGGCTTTCCTTCGCGCATACAGGAACCTCGCGACCGAAGATGAGATCACCGTCCTTTGTAAGGAACCTAATCCATTCTATAATCGGATTCTGTTGCCGGATTACATCAGCGGAGAAAAAGAATTCGAAGATTTGAATGCGATCACGGAAGAGGAGCAGTCCTCCTGGAAAATAGAATTATTTGCCGGACGTGGCGTAGAGAGGATCAATCCCGAAGCTAAGAAGGTATTCGACGCCGATGGAAGAGGATACTCCTACGATAAACTGGTTCTCGCTTTGGGGAGTTCTCCGGTATGGCCCAAATATGTTCAAAAGACGTTAGTTGGTCTTTTTAGTCTTAGAAGTAAGCTGGATGCCGAAAGAATCAAGGGCTATTTCGTTCCCGGTACTTGCGCGCTCATAGTCGGAGGAGGATTGCTCGGTCTGGAAGTCGCAGCGGCTTTGGTCGGAAGCGGCGTGAAGGTGACGGTGCTTGTGAGAACCGATCGATTGATGTCCAAGCAATTGGATTCCGTCGGCGGCGATATACTGAGGGAAGAAATCCTGAAAAGGGGAATCGATATCGTATTCGACGCGGAGATCTCCAAGATCGAAGGCGACGAGAAGGTCTCGCGAGTCAAATTAAATAACGGATCCGTAATGTGTCCGGACGGAATCGTATTCGCCGTAGGTACCAATCCGAATATCTCTTTGGCGGAAAGCTGCGGCTTGGAATGTAATTCCGGGGTCAAGGTGGACGCATTTCTACGATCCGGAGATCCCGATATTTATTGTATCGGAGAGATGGCGGAGCATAGCACCGGGACGTACGGAACGGCTTCCGCCGCGGAAGAGCAGGCTAAAATTGCGGCGGATCATATCTATGGATACGCCCCTCACGGTTACGACGGCTCTCCTCAAACCAATCTTTTGAAAATTCCCGGACTCGATTTGGTCTCGATACGAATTCCAGACGCTCCTTTGGAGGCTTCGGAATCCGGAGAATATGAGGAAGTGGTCTTCTCCGACAGGAGAAGAAGAGTATATAAGAAATGTATCATTCAAAACGATCGATTGGTCGCCGCCATTCTTATCGGAGATAAATCCGAATTCTCTAAGATAAAAGAACTCATCTATTCCGGCATGGAGTTGGGAGAAAAGAGGAATTTCCTTTTTTCTTCCGGAGCTTCGAAAGCGAATCCAGTGATCGGAAAACTAGTCTGTTCCTGCAACGGGGTGGGAGAAGGAAATATTCTTGCCTCGATCCGAAGCGGTGCGTCCGGAATGGAGGAAATCGGTAAAGTCTCCGGAGCAGGCACCGGATGTGGAAGCTGTAGACCCGAGATCGCGAGAATTCTCAAATCGTCCGCGGAAACCTAG